Proteins co-encoded in one Papaver somniferum cultivar HN1 chromosome 5, ASM357369v1, whole genome shotgun sequence genomic window:
- the LOC113282088 gene encoding thaumatin-like protein, with the protein MDMVQLKPLLLTLLFISHIAVEVSSATIAFHNKCSYPVWPGIQPSAGKPILVKGGFKLNPKQAYSLRVPQDWSGRFWGRQDCVFDASGKGHCGTGDCGGALYCNGAGGEPPATLAEITLGELDFYDVSLVDGYNLAISVKPFKGKGGACSYTGCVKDLNQMCPVGLQVKSCDNTRVVACRSACSAFNKPRYCCTGEFGNPSTCKPTAYSKVFKNACPRAYSYAYDDPTSIATCKGGNYLVTFCPQH; encoded by the exons ATGGATATGGTGCAGCTCAAGCCTTTACTCCTCACCCTTCTCTTCATTTCTCACATTGCAG TTGAAGTTTCATCAGCAACAATTGCATTCCACAACAAATGTTCATACCCAGTATGGCCAGGGATTCAGCCAAGTGCAGGGAAACCCATTTTAGTTAAAGGTGGATTTAAGCTGAACCCCAAACAAGCTTATTCATTAAGGGTACCACAAGATTGGTCAGGGAGATTCTGGGGTCGTCAAGATTGTGTCTTTGATGCAAGTGGTAAAGGTCATTGTGGAACTGGTGATTGTGGTGGTGCCTTGTACTGTAATGGTGCTGGTGGTGAACCACCTGCAACCCTTGCTGAAATCACACTTGGTGAGCTTGATTTCTATGATGTTAGTCTTGTTGATGGTTACAACTTGGCCATTTCTGTCAAACCATTCAAAGGTAAAGGAGGAGCATGTAGTTACACTGGTTGTGTTAAAGACTTGAATCAAATGTGTCCAGTTGGTCTGCAAGTgaaatcttgtgataatacaAGAGTTGTTGCTTGTAGAAGTGCTTGTTCTGCTTTCAACAAGCCAAGGTATTGCTGCACTGGTGAGTTTGGGAATCCTAGCACCTGCAAACCAACAGCTTACTCAAAGGTCTTTAAGAATGCTTGTCCTAGAGCTTATTCTTATGCTTATGATGATCCTACTAGTATTGCAACTTGCAAAGGTGGAAATTACTTGGTTACTTTCTGTCCTCAGCATTAA